In Nerophis ophidion isolate RoL-2023_Sa linkage group LG02, RoL_Noph_v1.0, whole genome shotgun sequence, one DNA window encodes the following:
- the def8 gene encoding differentially expressed in FDCP 8 homolog isoform X3 — protein MTNVTDEMEYGEKLANFRQTRLNPFDRGEEEDGGLQKSRTPTLQETRQELYSGTRIQNSDVTMDLGLAEDHFSRPVGSFVASDIEQLKQAIEECKKLILELPEHSERQKDAVVKLIHLRLKLQELNDPDEDEPNLRIVLEHRFSKEKSKSVKQTCDKCSAIIWGLIQTWYTCTGCYYRCHSKCMNLITKPCVRSKVSHQSEYELSICPEVGLDRQDYRCAECRAPISLRGVPSEARQCDYTGQYYCSTCHWNDTAIIPARVIHNWEFEPHKVCRSSLRYLALMMSRPVLKLKEINPLLFNFVEELVEIRKLRQDILLMKPYFITCKEAMEARLLLQNVLFCGRSYLCVSRPRPLRHHHVSHVLQDRQHFVENDDMYSLQDLIDISSGRLSCSLTEVHTTFAKHIKLDCDRCQAKGFVCELCKEGDILFPFDSHTSVCHDCAAVFHRCVWLYSTDDSFSLCDADSCHGRADSSCKLLTSRTCFNGLFSPIRSSTSSPLH, from the exons AAACGCGACAGGAGCTATATTCTGGGACCAGAATCCAAAATTCAGACGTAACCATGGACCTTGGATTAGCTGAGGACCACTTTTCAAGACCAGTG GGTTCTTTTGTGGCCTCTGACATAGAGCAGCTGAAACAGGCCATTGAGGAGTGCAAGAAACTGATTTTGGAGCTGCCAGAACACTCGGAAAGACAAAAGGACGCGGTGGTGAAACTGATCCATCTTCGACTCAAACTGCAGGAGCTGAAT GACCCAGATGAAGATGAGCCAAACCTGAGAATTGTTCTTGAGCACCGATTCTCCAAGGAGAAGAGCAAGAGCGTAAAACAAACATGTGATAAATGTAGCGCCATCATCTGGGGCCTCATACAAACATGGTACACCTGTACAG GTTGCTATTATCGCTGCCATAGCAAATGTATGAACCTGATCACTAAGCCTTGTGTGAGGTCAAAGGTCAGCCATCAGTCTGAATATGAGTTAAGCATCTGTCCTGAGGTCGGCCTTGATCGGCAAGACTACCGTTGCGCAGAATGTCGTGCACCCATTTCACTGA GAGGTGTGCCGAGTGAGGCCAGACAGTGTGACTACACAGGCCAGTATTATTGCAGCACATGTCACTGGAATGACACAGCCATCATCCCAGCACGAGTCATCCACAACTGGGAGTTTGAACCTCACAAG GTTTGTCGTTCCTCACTGCGCTATCTGGCCCTGATGATGTCACGGCCTGTTCTGAAGCTGAAAGAAATCAACCCACTTCTCTTTAACTTTGTAGAAGAACTGGTTGAGATCAGA AAACTTCGCCAAGATATTTTACTGATGAAACCTTACTTTATTACCTGCAAGGAGGCTATGGAAGCTCGGCTACTACTCCAG aatgtgctgttttgtgggcggtcttatttatgtgtcTCAAGGCCACGCCCCCTGCGTCATCACCACGTGAGCCATGTT CTTCAGGACCGCCAGCACTTTGTAGAGAATGATGACATGTACTCACTACAGGATTTGATTGACATCTCCAGCGGTAGACTCAGCTGTTCCCTCACAGAAGTTCACACCACATTCGCAAAACACATCAAGTTGGACTGTGAT CGCTGCCAAGCCAAAGGATTTGTGTGTGAGTTGTGTAAGGAAGGTGATATCCTCTTCCCCTTTGACAGTCACACGTCAGTTTGCCATGACTGCGCCGCCGTCTTTCACAG ATGTGTGTGGCTGTATTCTACGGATGATAGCTTCAGCTTGTGTGATGCGGACTCATGCCACGGCAGAGCTGATTCGTCTTGTAAGCTGCTAACCAGTAGGACGTGTTTTAATGGTTTGTTTTCTCCGATTCGGTCATCCACTTCTTCTCCTTTGCATTAA
- the def8 gene encoding differentially expressed in FDCP 8 homolog isoform X6 encodes MEYGEKLANFRQTRLNPFDRGEEEDGGLQKSRTPTLQETRQELYSGTRIQNSDVTMDLGLAEDHFSRPVGSFVASDIEQLKQAIEECKKLILELPEHSERQKDAVVKLIHLRLKLQELNDPDEDEPNLRIVLEHRFSKEKSKSVKQTCDKCSAIIWGLIQTWYTCTGCYYRCHSKCMNLITKPCVRSKVSHQSEYELSICPEVGLDRQDYRCAECRAPISLRGVPSEARQCDYTGQYYCSTCHWNDTAIIPARVIHNWEFEPHKVCRSSLRYLALMMSRPVLKLKEINPLLFNFVEELVEIRKLRQDILLMKPYFITCKEAMEARLLLQNVLFCGRSYLCVSRPRPLRHHHVSHVLQDRQHFVENDDMYSLQDLIDISSGRLSCSLTEVHTTFAKHIKLDCDRCQAKGFVCELCKEGDILFPFDSHTSVCHDCAAVFHRCVWLYSTDDSFSLCDADSCHGRADSSCKLLTSRTCFNGLFSPIRSSTSSPLH; translated from the exons AAACGCGACAGGAGCTATATTCTGGGACCAGAATCCAAAATTCAGACGTAACCATGGACCTTGGATTAGCTGAGGACCACTTTTCAAGACCAGTG GGTTCTTTTGTGGCCTCTGACATAGAGCAGCTGAAACAGGCCATTGAGGAGTGCAAGAAACTGATTTTGGAGCTGCCAGAACACTCGGAAAGACAAAAGGACGCGGTGGTGAAACTGATCCATCTTCGACTCAAACTGCAGGAGCTGAAT GACCCAGATGAAGATGAGCCAAACCTGAGAATTGTTCTTGAGCACCGATTCTCCAAGGAGAAGAGCAAGAGCGTAAAACAAACATGTGATAAATGTAGCGCCATCATCTGGGGCCTCATACAAACATGGTACACCTGTACAG GTTGCTATTATCGCTGCCATAGCAAATGTATGAACCTGATCACTAAGCCTTGTGTGAGGTCAAAGGTCAGCCATCAGTCTGAATATGAGTTAAGCATCTGTCCTGAGGTCGGCCTTGATCGGCAAGACTACCGTTGCGCAGAATGTCGTGCACCCATTTCACTGA GAGGTGTGCCGAGTGAGGCCAGACAGTGTGACTACACAGGCCAGTATTATTGCAGCACATGTCACTGGAATGACACAGCCATCATCCCAGCACGAGTCATCCACAACTGGGAGTTTGAACCTCACAAG GTTTGTCGTTCCTCACTGCGCTATCTGGCCCTGATGATGTCACGGCCTGTTCTGAAGCTGAAAGAAATCAACCCACTTCTCTTTAACTTTGTAGAAGAACTGGTTGAGATCAGA AAACTTCGCCAAGATATTTTACTGATGAAACCTTACTTTATTACCTGCAAGGAGGCTATGGAAGCTCGGCTACTACTCCAG aatgtgctgttttgtgggcggtcttatttatgtgtcTCAAGGCCACGCCCCCTGCGTCATCACCACGTGAGCCATGTT CTTCAGGACCGCCAGCACTTTGTAGAGAATGATGACATGTACTCACTACAGGATTTGATTGACATCTCCAGCGGTAGACTCAGCTGTTCCCTCACAGAAGTTCACACCACATTCGCAAAACACATCAAGTTGGACTGTGAT CGCTGCCAAGCCAAAGGATTTGTGTGTGAGTTGTGTAAGGAAGGTGATATCCTCTTCCCCTTTGACAGTCACACGTCAGTTTGCCATGACTGCGCCGCCGTCTTTCACAG ATGTGTGTGGCTGTATTCTACGGATGATAGCTTCAGCTTGTGTGATGCGGACTCATGCCACGGCAGAGCTGATTCGTCTTGTAAGCTGCTAACCAGTAGGACGTGTTTTAATGGTTTGTTTTCTCCGATTCGGTCATCCACTTCTTCTCCTTTGCATTAA